A genome region from Phaenicophaeus curvirostris isolate KB17595 chromosome 10, BPBGC_Pcur_1.0, whole genome shotgun sequence includes the following:
- the ZMAT3 gene encoding zinc finger matrin-type protein 3 codes for MILLQQAGLLPHPEKPSSFPMSVATRPRAGSPLSPPKSHGLGPSFHPTQEEEVAKVVEQDPMLEELCKPLCCKLCNVTLNSAQQAQAHYQGKNHSKKLRNYYAANSCPASARMSNATEPAPPQVVSLPTQMGSSKPGGRVILATENDYCKLCDASFSSPAVAQAHYQGKNHAKRLRLAEAQNNSFSDVSELGKRRARKEGNEYKMMQNRRNMYTVQNNTGPYFNPRSRQRIPRDLAMCVTPSGQFYCSMCNAGASEEMEFRQHLESKQHKSKVSEQRYRNEMENLGYVQ; via the exons ATGATTCTTCTACAGCAAGCAGGACTTCTTCCTCATCCTGAGAAGCCTTCATCTTTTCCTATGTCAGTGGCTACAAGGCCGAGAGCCGGCTCACCACTGTCCCCACCAAAATCTCATGGACTGGGGCCTTCCTTTCATCCCACACAAGAAGAAGAGGTTGCAAAGGTGGTGGAGCAGGACCCTATGCTGGAGGAACTATGTAAGCCACTGTGCTGTAAGCTTTGCAATGTCACTCTGAATTCAGCCCAGCAAGCCCAGGCTCATTACCAG GGTAAAAACCACAGTAAAAAACTCCGAAATTACTATGCTGCCAATAGCTGCCCGGCATCTGCCAGAATGAGTAATGCCACTGAGCCTGCCCCACCTCAGGTTGtctcccttccaactcag ATGGGATCCAGTAAACCAGGTGGCCGAGTGATCTTGGCCACAGAGAATGATTACTGCAAGCTTTGTGATGCCTCATTTAGCTCTCCGGCTGTGGCACAGGCTCACTACCAAGGGAAAAATCATGCCAAACGGCTGCGTCTTGCAGAAGCACAGAATAACTCATTCTC GGATGTGTCAGAACTAGGCAAACGGAGGGCAAGGAAAGAAGGGAATGAATATAAGATGATgcagaacagaagaaatatgTATACCGTTCAAAACAACACAG GTCCCTACTTCAATCCCCGCTCACGCCAGAGGATTCCTCGAGACCTGGCTATGTGCGTCACCCCGAGTGGTCAGTTCTACTGTTCCATGTGCAACGCCGGGGCTAGCGAGGAGATGGAGTTCAGACAACACttagaaagcaaacaacataaaagcaagGTGTCCGAACAGCGGTATAGGAATGAGATGGAGAACCTAGGCTATGTACAATGA